One window from the genome of Hydra vulgaris chromosome 02, alternate assembly HydraT2T_AEP encodes:
- the LOC124812383 gene encoding glycoprotein 3-alpha-L-fucosyltransferase A, producing MLKKKVIILSLLFLLIFVYICHLAGFKNEIFLILKPKSVQIYPNWLNNYSNFNVQNKILILIYTEKFNWKIWHAYPFPDYSTSCGCNFQGCQLTYDKNLFNQSQVVIFNAKDLPPHSLLEQLERKKTKQQLFIYYTKENPINVQNFNTSKQFFNLFSTYRLDSDIRIPYRYHFSKQSFYNNVNLAKNKTKQIAWVVSNCGQLRDKLVSKLQEYGVNIYVAGACSQLYKHRFHCYKRNCNSELKKFKFYFAAENHLCKDYITEKYWYNALNAETIPIVLGGANYFDSRLAIPNSFIDATKFATVKDLANFIKNVDNDDKKFNDFFTWKKHWELSNEKKGCSYYMCNLCQQLHAGINKKISEFAFTADDCKTKEDYFNKWVEFI from the coding sequence atgttaaaaaaaaaagttattatcctgagtttactatttcttttaatatttgtttacatatgTCATCTTGCTGGATTtaagaatgaaatttttttaattttaaaacctaaatcAGTTCAGATTTATCCCAACTGGCTAAATAACTATTCTAattttaatgttcaaaataaaatattgattctCATATATACAGAAAAGTTTAATTGGAAAATATGGCATGCTTATCCATTTCCTGATTATTCCACCTCATGTGGATGCAACTTTCAGGGTTGTCAATTAACATAtgacaaaaatcttttcaacCAAAGTCAAGTAGTTATTTTCAATGCAAAGGATCTTCCACCACACTCATTGTTAGAACaattggaaagaaagaaaacaaaacaacagctttttatatattacacaAAAGAAAACCCAATTAATGTCCAAAACTTTAACacttctaaacaattttttaacttgttttctACATATCGCTTGGATTCTGACATTCGTATACCATATCGATACCACTTTTCAAAGCAAAGTTTTTACAATAACGTAAAtctagcaaaaaataaaaccaaacaaaTAGCATGGGTAGTAAGCAATTGTGGTCAATTGAGGGATAAACTTGTGAGTAAACTACAGGAATATGGCGTAAATATATATGTTGCGGGTGCATGTTCGCAACTTTATAAGCATCGATTTCATTGTTATAAGAGAAACTGTAACAGTGagctaaaaaaattcaaattttacttTGCTGCAGAAAATCATCTATGTAAAGACTACATAACGGAAAAATATTGGTATAATGCACTAAATGCAGAAACTATACCAATTGTTTTAGGGGGAGCAAATTATTTTGACTCTAGGCTTGCAATTCCTAACTCATTTATTGATGCAACAAAGTTTGCAACTGTAAAAGATTTagcaaactttataaaaaatgttgacaatgacgataaaaaatttaatgatttttttacatGGAAAAAACACTGGGAGTTGTCCAATGAAAAAAAAGGATGTAGTTATTACATGTGCAACTTGTGTCAACAGCTGCATGCTgggataaacaaaaaaatctcaGAATTTGCATTTACTGCTGATGATTGTAAAACCAAAgaagattattttaataaatgggTAGAGTTCATCTAA